One window of Lacerta agilis isolate rLacAgi1 chromosome 14, rLacAgi1.pri, whole genome shotgun sequence genomic DNA carries:
- the LSM12 gene encoding protein LSM12 homolog: MAAPGEYFSVGSQVSCQTCQEQRLQGEVVAFDYTSKMLALKCPSSSGKPNHADILLINLQYVSDVKIINDRTETPPPLASLNVSKLANKARMEKEEKLSQAYAISAGVSLEGQQLFQTIHKTIKDCKWQEKNIVVMEEVVIAPPYQVENCKGKEGSALSHVRKIVEKHFRDVESQKVMQRSQVQPTQKESALSS; this comes from the exons ATGGCGGCCCCGGGCGAGTACTTCAGTGTGGGCAGCCAGGTGTCGTGCCAGACTTGCCAGGAGCAGCGGCTGCAGGGCGAGGTGGTGGCCTTCGACTACACCAGCAAGATGCTGGCGCTCA AATGCCCTTCTTCAAGTGGCAAACCTAACCACGCAGATATCTTGCTTATAAACTTACAGTACGTTTCAGATGTGAAAATAATTAATGACCGTACAGAAACCCCCCCACCTTTAGCTTCTCTCAATGTTAGCAAG CTTGCGAACAAAGCACGTatggagaaggaagaaaagcTGAGCCAGGCATATGCAATTAGTGCTGGGGTCTCGTTGGAAGGACAGCAGCTTTTCCAGACTATACACAAGAC TATTAAAGATTGTAAATGGCAAGAGAAGAATATAGTCGTGATGGAAGAAGTTGTCATTGCCCCTCCATACCAAGTGGAAAACTGTAAAGGCAAAGAGGGGAGTGCCCTAAGTCATGTACGCAAAATA GTCGAGAAACATTTTAGAGATGTCGAAAGCCAAAAGGTGATGCAGCGTTCACAAGTCCAGCCAACACAGAAGGAAAGCGCCCTCTCGTCCTGA
- the LOC117058468 gene encoding leucine-rich repeat-containing protein 17-like yields MSPFSVAILLSCALVAQASKACPHPCTCYESSSFVDCHSRHLAKVPQGVPHDTWMLDLRHNNLSGLQGGGFDALWSLRILLLSHNPITRIWPNAFRTLGFLEKMDLSHNLLVHLPHYFSDDLTSLKELKVSYNHLGALRFNSLQYLENLEKLDLSHNRVTSIERGTFQGLSGLRHLYLQSNRLTVLYNGFSFMLQNLEVLLLSNNNISAIELEAFISLHNMKLLSLTGNQLIHLKFKTFLNIQTISTHIQFAGNPWICDCDLQRVFGKIMSVRHLHVDDYENITCASPWQLAGSPLTSVDSQLCVAETATVLVITVTVLVTVIAAIVMAERNRKKNQGKNWNEPEGPFDSEK; encoded by the coding sequence ATGTCTCCCTTCTCCGTAGCCATCCTTTTGTCGTGTGCCCTGGTGGCCCAGGCCTCCAAGGCTTGCCCCCACCCGTGCACCTGCTACGAGTCCTCCAGTTTCGTGGACTGCCACAGCCGCCACTTGGCCAAAGTCCCCCAAGGCGTCCCTCACGACACATGGATGCTGGACCTGAGGCACAACAACTTGAGTGGGCTACAGGGAGGCGGCTTTGATGCCCTGTGGTCCCTGAGGATTCTACTCTTGTCCCACAATCCCATTACGAGGATATGGCCCAACGCTTTCAGGACCCTGGGCTTCCTGGAGAAGATGGACCTCAGCCACAACCTCCTGGTCCACCTGCCGCACTACTTCTCGGACGACTTGACTTCTCTGAAGGAACTCAAGGTGTCCTACAACCACCTGGGAGCCTTGCGTTTCAACAGCTTGCAGTACCTAGAGAACTTGGAGAAGCTAGACCTGAGCCACAACCGGGTGACTTCGATCGAGAGAGGAACTTTCCAGGGCCTCTCTGGGCTCAGGCACCTCTACCTTCAGTCTAACAGACTTACGGTGCTCTACAATGGCTTCTCCTTCATGCTCCAGAACCTTGAGGTCCTCctgctgagcaacaacaacatcagcgCCATTGAGCTGGAGGCTTTCATCTCCTTGCACAACATGAAGCTTCTGTCCCTGACGGGCAACCAGCTCATTCACCTCAAATTCAAGACGTTCCTGAACATCCAGACCATCAGCACCCATATCCAATTTGCAGGCAACCCGTGGATTTGCGACTGCGACCTCCAGCGTGTTTTTGGCAAGATCATGAGTGTCCGGCACCTTCATGTGGATGACTACGAGAACATCACCTGCGCCAGCCCCTGGCAGCTGGCGGGGTCACCCCTCACGTCTGTGGACAGCCAGCTGTGCGTGGCAGAGACTGCCACTGTCCTGGTTATCACTGTCACCGTCTTGGTGACGGTGATCGCTGCCATTGTCATGGCagagaggaacaggaagaagAACCAGGGCAAGAACTGGAATGAACCCGAAGGTCCCTTTGACTCGGAGAAATGA